From Skermanella sp. TT6, a single genomic window includes:
- the infB gene encoding translation initiation factor IF-2, whose translation MTDSNDQDRKKVLSLPTKGKLELKNKPADAASVRQSFSHGRSKTVTVEVKRKRTIEKGAAPGVADGGAAARRAAEGLPLKGAPGGRGQRGQPAVRQLTKEERDARLRALQGAIRSDEERRQVEAELAEATVIEEPVIVEEAPEPQLDAEALRRREMEELKRIQDEERAQAEEAERKRQEEEAKRKEAEAARRPAAKGPARDEDEAPAAARTGDEDRRKAPAAPRAAEAAIGKAAGLISRADEDDDGRGRRKAAPGAGGAAKAPAKPAAAPKGKAGDRRRGSGKMTVTQALSGDESERTRSMAALRRAREREKQRLNSRQETQKVTRDVVVPEVITVQELANRMAERGADVIKSLMRMGVMATINQTIDADTAELVVAEFGHRMRRVSEADVEVGLKGEQDIEENLIPRAPVVTVMGHVDHGKTSLLDALRATDVASREAGGITQHIGAYQVQLGSGGKITFIDTPGHAAFTEMRARGANVTDVVVLVVAADDGIMPQTIEAIHHAKAAQVPIIVAINKCDLPDANPDRVRQELLQHELVVEEMGGDVLAVEVSAKTRMGLDRIEEAILLQAEILELRANPNRAAEGVVIEAKLERGRGSVATVLIQRGTLSVGDIFVAGAEWGRVRALVNDRGASVDTAGPAMPIEVLGLNGTPLAGDEFAVVETEARAREITEFRQRKRREAAASAASRGTLEQMFTRIQAGEAKELPIVIKGDVQGSIEAISGALERLTAANTEVKVRVLHSSVGAINESDVTLANASKAMIFGFNVRANPQAREMAKRDGIEIRYYSVIYDVIDDVRAALTGMLSPILRERFLGNAQIREVFNITKVGKVAGCMITEGVVKRGAGVRLLRDNVVIHTGTLKTLKRFKDEVREVREGYECGMAFENYDNIQAGDVIEAYEMEEVARQL comes from the coding sequence ATGACTGACAGTAACGACCAGGACCGCAAGAAAGTCTTGAGCCTTCCCACCAAGGGCAAGCTCGAGCTGAAGAACAAACCCGCCGATGCCGCCTCGGTTCGGCAGAGCTTTTCCCATGGCCGGTCCAAGACCGTGACCGTCGAGGTCAAGCGCAAGCGGACGATCGAGAAGGGCGCCGCCCCCGGCGTGGCCGACGGCGGCGCCGCGGCCCGCCGCGCGGCCGAGGGGCTGCCCCTCAAGGGCGCGCCCGGCGGCAGGGGCCAGCGTGGCCAGCCCGCCGTCCGGCAGCTCACCAAGGAGGAGCGCGACGCCCGCCTGCGCGCCCTGCAGGGCGCGATCCGTTCCGACGAGGAGCGGCGCCAGGTCGAGGCCGAGCTGGCCGAGGCGACCGTCATCGAGGAACCGGTGATCGTCGAGGAGGCGCCCGAGCCCCAGCTCGACGCGGAGGCCCTGCGCCGGCGCGAGATGGAGGAGCTGAAGCGCATCCAGGACGAGGAGCGCGCCCAGGCCGAGGAAGCGGAGCGCAAGCGCCAGGAAGAGGAAGCCAAGCGCAAGGAGGCGGAAGCCGCCAGGCGCCCGGCCGCCAAGGGCCCGGCCCGCGACGAGGACGAGGCTCCGGCCGCGGCCCGGACCGGCGACGAGGACCGCCGCAAGGCTCCGGCCGCTCCGCGCGCGGCGGAGGCCGCGATCGGCAAGGCCGCCGGCCTGATCTCCCGCGCCGACGAGGACGACGACGGCCGCGGCCGCCGCAAGGCGGCTCCGGGTGCCGGCGGCGCCGCGAAGGCCCCGGCCAAGCCGGCCGCGGCTCCCAAGGGCAAGGCGGGCGACCGCCGCCGCGGCAGCGGCAAGATGACGGTCACCCAGGCGCTGAGCGGCGACGAGTCCGAGCGGACCCGCAGCATGGCGGCGCTGCGGCGTGCCCGTGAGCGCGAGAAGCAGCGCCTGAACAGCCGGCAGGAGACCCAGAAGGTCACCCGCGACGTGGTGGTGCCGGAAGTCATCACCGTCCAGGAGCTGGCCAACCGCATGGCCGAGCGCGGCGCCGACGTGATCAAGTCGCTGATGCGCATGGGCGTGATGGCGACCATCAACCAGACGATCGACGCCGACACGGCGGAGCTGGTCGTCGCGGAGTTCGGCCACCGGATGCGCCGCGTTTCCGAGGCGGACGTCGAGGTCGGCCTGAAGGGCGAGCAGGACATCGAGGAGAACCTCATCCCGCGCGCTCCCGTCGTCACCGTCATGGGCCACGTCGACCACGGCAAGACCTCGCTGCTGGACGCGCTGCGCGCCACCGACGTGGCGAGCCGCGAGGCCGGCGGCATCACCCAGCATATCGGCGCCTACCAGGTGCAGCTGGGCTCGGGCGGCAAGATCACCTTCATCGACACGCCGGGCCACGCCGCCTTCACCGAGATGCGGGCGCGCGGCGCCAACGTCACGGACGTGGTGGTGCTGGTGGTGGCCGCCGACGACGGCATCATGCCGCAGACGATCGAGGCCATCCACCACGCCAAGGCGGCCCAGGTGCCGATCATCGTGGCGATCAACAAGTGCGACCTGCCCGACGCGAACCCCGACCGGGTCCGCCAGGAACTGCTTCAGCACGAGCTGGTCGTCGAGGAGATGGGCGGCGACGTGCTGGCGGTCGAGGTTTCGGCCAAGACCCGCATGGGCCTGGACCGGATCGAGGAGGCCATCCTCCTCCAGGCCGAGATCCTGGAGCTGCGGGCCAACCCGAACCGCGCCGCCGAGGGCGTCGTGATCGAGGCCAAGCTGGAGCGGGGCCGCGGCTCGGTCGCGACCGTGCTGATCCAGCGCGGCACCCTGTCGGTCGGCGACATCTTCGTCGCCGGCGCCGAATGGGGCCGCGTCCGTGCCCTGGTCAACGACCGCGGCGCCAGCGTCGACACCGCCGGTCCGGCGATGCCGATCGAGGTGCTGGGCCTGAACGGGACGCCGCTGGCGGGCGACGAGTTCGCGGTGGTCGAGACCGAGGCGCGGGCCCGCGAGATCACCGAGTTCCGCCAGCGCAAGCGGCGGGAGGCGGCGGCCTCGGCGGCGTCGCGCGGCACCCTGGAGCAGATGTTCACCCGCATCCAGGCGGGCGAGGCCAAGGAGCTGCCGATCGTCATCAAGGGCGACGTGCAGGGCTCGATCGAGGCGATCAGCGGCGCCCTGGAGCGCCTGACCGCCGCCAACACCGAGGTGAAGGTGCGGGTGCTCCACAGCTCGGTCGGCGCCATCAACGAGTCCGACGTGACCCTGGCGAACGCGTCCAAGGCGATGATCTTCGGCTTCAACGTCCGCGCAAACCCCCAGGCGCGCGAGATGGCGAAGCGGGACGGCATCGAGATCCGCTACTACTCGGTGATCTACGACGTCATCGACGACGTGCGGGCCGCCCTCACGGGCATGCTGTCGCCGATCCTGCGCGAGCGGTTCCTGGGCAACGCCCAGATCCGCGAGGTGTTCAACATCACCAAGGTCGGCAAGGTCGCCGGCTGCATGATCACCGAGGGCGTGGTGAAGCGCGGCGCCGGCGTCCGCCTGCTGCGCGACAACGTGGTCATCCACACCGGCACGCTGAAGACCCTGAAGCGCTTCAAGGACGAGGTCCGCGAGGTCCGCGAAGGGTACGAATGCGGCATGGCGTTCGAGAACTACGACAACATCCAGGCAGGCGACGTGATCGAAGCCTACGAGATGGAAGAGGTGGCGCGGCAGCTCTGA
- the truB gene encoding tRNA pseudouridine(55) synthase TruB, giving the protein MARKRKGVPVHGWLVIDKPAGMTSTQVMSRVRRLLNAEKAGHGGTLDPIATGVLPVAFGEATKTVAYAMDGAKTYRFRLRWGEQTTTDDLEGSVIATSPNRPTEDEIEAALEAFQGEISQVPPQFSAIKVDGERAYDLAREGETVELAPRIVRIDGFHLIGLPDTDHADFEVECGKGTYMRSLARDLALALGTVGHITRLRRLNVGSFTLEDAISLDDLAAMEHGAAVERLLLPIETALDDIPAFALTEAEAHRLRLGQTVALLRRQDRERLEGLDYDPSGDGAVVLAVSGGKPVALARVEGAEIRPVRVLNL; this is encoded by the coding sequence GTGGCGCGTAAGCGCAAAGGCGTTCCCGTCCACGGCTGGCTGGTCATCGACAAGCCGGCCGGCATGACGTCCACCCAGGTCATGTCCCGGGTCCGCCGCCTGCTCAACGCGGAGAAGGCGGGGCACGGCGGCACCCTCGACCCGATCGCCACCGGCGTCCTGCCGGTCGCCTTCGGGGAGGCGACCAAGACGGTGGCCTATGCCATGGACGGCGCCAAGACCTACCGCTTCCGCCTGCGCTGGGGCGAGCAGACCACCACCGACGACCTGGAAGGCAGCGTCATCGCGACCAGCCCGAACCGCCCGACCGAGGACGAGATCGAGGCGGCGCTGGAGGCGTTCCAGGGCGAGATCTCCCAGGTGCCGCCCCAGTTCTCGGCGATCAAGGTGGACGGGGAGCGCGCCTACGACCTCGCGCGCGAGGGCGAGACGGTCGAGCTGGCGCCCCGCATCGTCCGCATCGACGGCTTCCACCTGATCGGCCTGCCGGACACCGACCACGCCGATTTCGAGGTGGAATGCGGCAAGGGCACCTACATGCGCAGCCTGGCGCGCGATCTTGCCCTCGCCTTGGGCACCGTCGGGCACATAACGCGCCTGCGGCGGCTCAACGTGGGCTCTTTCACGCTCGAAGACGCGATTTCCCTGGACGATCTGGCGGCCATGGAGCATGGTGCCGCCGTCGAAAGACTTCTGCTTCCGATCGAGACGGCGCTGGACGACATCCCGGCGTTCGCCCTGACCGAGGCCGAAGCGCACCGACTGAGACTTGGCCAAACGGTGGCGTTGTTGCGCCGGCAGGATCGCGAGAGGCTGGAAGGCCTCGATTACGATCCGTCGGGCGACGGTGCTGTCGTTTTAGCCGTTTCCGGCGGCAAGCCGGTGGCGCTGGCCCGCGTCGAAGGGGCGGAGATCCGCCCGGTGCGCGTATTGAACCTGTAA
- the nusA gene encoding transcription termination factor NusA, which yields MELLQVADAVAREKNIDRDEVLEAMEQAIQKAGRSKYGHEHDIRARIDRKTGDIHLMRYLEVVEEVENETTQLTLREAQRMKKDAAVGEFLTDELPPIDFGRIAAQTAKQVIVQKVREAERQRQFKEYKDRVGEVVNGLVKRVEYGNVTVDLGRAEAILRRDELLPREHFKNGDRVRAYIYDVRAEARGPQIFLSRTHPTFMAKLFSQEVPEIYDGIIEIKSVARDPGSRAKIAVLSHDSSIDPVGACVGMRGSRVQAVVGELQGEKIDIIPWSQDPATFVVNALAPAEVAKVVMDEESKRIEVVVPDDQLSLAIGRRGQNVRLASQLTGWDIDIMTENEESERRSEEFKTRSQLFIDALDVDDVIAHLLVAEGFSSVEEIAFAETHELAEIEGFDEDVAEELRERARTFLDQQNSEMTERRQALGVADEIAEIEGLTPVMLVKLGENGVKTLDDLADLAGDELREIVGKDSMTPDDANAIIMAARAHWFTEDGEPATASTEQH from the coding sequence ATGGAACTGCTACAAGTAGCCGATGCGGTCGCCCGCGAGAAGAACATCGACCGGGATGAGGTCCTGGAAGCGATGGAGCAGGCGATTCAGAAGGCAGGCCGCTCCAAGTACGGACATGAACACGACATCCGGGCCCGGATCGACCGCAAGACCGGCGACATCCACCTGATGCGCTATCTCGAGGTGGTGGAGGAGGTCGAGAACGAGACGACCCAGCTCACCCTTCGCGAAGCCCAGCGCATGAAGAAGGACGCGGCCGTCGGGGAGTTCCTGACCGACGAGCTGCCGCCGATCGACTTCGGCCGCATCGCGGCGCAGACGGCCAAGCAGGTCATCGTCCAGAAGGTGCGCGAGGCGGAGCGGCAGCGGCAGTTCAAGGAATACAAGGACCGCGTCGGCGAGGTGGTCAACGGGCTGGTCAAGCGGGTCGAGTACGGCAACGTCACCGTGGACCTGGGCCGGGCGGAGGCGATCCTCCGCCGCGACGAGCTGCTCCCTCGGGAGCACTTCAAGAACGGCGACCGCGTACGCGCGTACATCTACGACGTACGGGCCGAGGCCCGCGGTCCCCAGATCTTCCTGTCGCGGACCCATCCGACCTTCATGGCGAAGCTGTTCTCCCAGGAAGTGCCGGAGATCTACGACGGCATCATCGAGATCAAGTCGGTCGCCCGCGACCCCGGCTCGCGCGCCAAGATCGCGGTGCTGAGCCACGACAGCTCGATCGACCCGGTCGGCGCCTGCGTGGGCATGCGCGGCAGCCGCGTCCAGGCGGTCGTCGGCGAGCTGCAGGGCGAGAAGATCGACATCATCCCCTGGTCCCAGGACCCCGCGACCTTCGTGGTCAACGCCCTGGCCCCGGCCGAGGTGGCCAAGGTCGTGATGGACGAGGAGAGCAAGCGCATTGAAGTCGTGGTTCCCGATGACCAGTTGAGTCTGGCGATCGGACGCCGCGGCCAGAACGTGCGTCTCGCCAGCCAGCTGACCGGCTGGGACATCGACATCATGACCGAGAACGAGGAATCGGAGCGGCGGTCGGAAGAGTTCAAGACCCGCTCCCAGCTCTTCATCGACGCCCTGGACGTGGACGACGTGATCGCCCACCTGCTGGTCGCCGAGGGCTTCTCGTCGGTCGAGGAGATCGCCTTCGCCGAGACCCACGAGCTCGCCGAGATCGAGGGTTTCGACGAGGACGTGGCCGAGGAGCTGCGCGAGCGCGCCCGGACCTTCCTCGACCAGCAGAACAGCGAGATGACCGAACGGCGCCAGGCGCTGGGCGTCGCCGACGAGATCGCGGAGATCGAGGGCCTGACTCCGGTCATGCTGGTCAAGCTCGGCGAGAACGGCGTCAAGACCCTGGACGACCTGGCCGACCTCGCGGGCGACGAGCTGCGCGAGATCGTCGGCAAGGACTCCATGACGCCGGACGACGCCAACGCGATCATCATGGCGGCCCGCGCCCATTGGTTCACCGAGGACGGTGAGCCGGCGACCGCCTCGACCGAGCAGCACTGA
- the rpsO gene encoding 30S ribosomal protein S15, with protein sequence MSITAERKQELIKEYTTGANDTGSPEVQVAILSERIRNLTEHLQTHKKDFHSRRGLLVMVGQRRSLLDYLKRKNVGRYEQLIQRLGLRR encoded by the coding sequence ATGTCGATCACTGCCGAGCGCAAGCAGGAGCTGATCAAGGAATACACCACCGGTGCCAACGATACCGGTTCCCCCGAGGTGCAGGTCGCGATCCTGTCCGAGCGGATCCGGAACCTGACCGAGCACCTGCAGACCCACAAGAAGGACTTCCACAGCCGCCGCGGCCTGCTGGTCATGGTCGGCCAGCGCCGCAGCCTGCTGGACTACCTGAAGCGCAAGAATGTCGGCCGCTACGAGCAGCTGATCCAGCGTCTCGGCCTGCGCCGCTAA
- the pnp gene encoding polyribonucleotide nucleotidyltransferase, translated as MFNVYRKEIDWGGRKLVLETGKVARQADGAVMATYGETTVLCTVVAAKAAKPGVDFFPLTVNYQEKAFAAGKIPGGFFKREGRPSEKETLVSRLIDRPIRPLFADGFRNETQVICTVLSHDMENDPDIVAMVGTSAALTISGIPFLGPIGAARVSYRNGEYALNPLLDDEEGDLDLVVAGTRDGVLMVESEAKELSEDVMLGAVMFGHRSFQPVIDAIIDLAEQCAKEPWDMPAAPYDAAAIKARVKETVGEDIKAAYSEIRKQDRQNKLGAAKQKALEALTSDEIPAEAIAGTFKDVESDVLRGTVIDTGRRIDGRSTTDIRQIVAEVGVLPRAHGSALFTRGETQALVVATLGTSQDEQIIDALEGEYRESFMLHYNFPPYSVGEAGRVGSPGRREIGHGKLAWRAVRPLLPTKEQFPYTMRIVSEITESNGSSSMATVCGASLALMDSGAPLPRPVAGIAMGLIKEDRGFAVLSDILGDEDHLGDMDFKVAGTEKGVTALQMDIKITSITEEIMRVALDQARGGRMHILGEMAKAIGGAREAVNQNAPRITVINIPKEKIRDVIGSGGKVIREIVEQTGAKIDIEDDGTVKVAAVDGKASQAAIDWIRGIVAEPELGVIYTGKVVKVVDFGAFVNFLGSRDGLVHISELKNERVGKVSDVVKQGDEVKVKVLGFDDRGKVKLSMKTVDQATGEDLSKKAE; from the coding sequence ATGTTCAACGTCTACAGAAAAGAAATCGATTGGGGCGGACGCAAGCTGGTCCTGGAGACCGGGAAGGTCGCCCGCCAGGCCGATGGCGCCGTGATGGCGACGTACGGCGAGACGACCGTGCTCTGCACCGTCGTCGCGGCCAAGGCGGCCAAGCCCGGAGTCGATTTCTTTCCGCTGACCGTCAATTACCAGGAGAAGGCGTTCGCCGCCGGCAAGATCCCGGGCGGCTTCTTCAAGCGTGAAGGCCGTCCCTCCGAGAAGGAGACGCTGGTCAGCCGCCTGATCGACCGGCCGATCCGCCCGCTGTTCGCCGACGGCTTCCGCAACGAGACGCAGGTCATCTGCACCGTGCTCAGCCACGACATGGAGAACGATCCCGACATCGTCGCCATGGTCGGCACCTCGGCCGCCCTGACCATCTCCGGCATCCCCTTCCTGGGCCCGATCGGCGCCGCCCGCGTCAGCTACAGGAACGGCGAGTACGCGCTGAACCCGCTGCTCGACGACGAGGAGGGCGATCTCGACCTGGTGGTCGCCGGTACGCGCGACGGCGTGCTGATGGTCGAGTCCGAGGCCAAGGAACTGTCCGAGGACGTCATGCTGGGCGCCGTCATGTTCGGCCATCGCAGCTTCCAGCCGGTCATCGACGCGATCATCGACCTGGCCGAGCAGTGCGCCAAGGAACCCTGGGACATGCCCGCGGCCCCCTATGACGCCGCCGCCATCAAGGCCCGCGTCAAGGAGACCGTCGGCGAGGACATCAAGGCGGCCTATTCCGAGATCCGCAAGCAGGACCGCCAGAACAAGCTGGGCGCCGCCAAGCAGAAGGCGCTGGAGGCCCTGACCTCGGACGAGATCCCCGCCGAGGCGATCGCCGGCACCTTCAAGGACGTCGAGAGCGACGTGCTGCGCGGCACGGTCATCGACACCGGCCGCCGGATCGACGGCCGCTCGACCACCGACATCCGCCAGATCGTGGCCGAGGTCGGCGTGCTGCCCCGCGCCCACGGTTCCGCCCTGTTCACCCGCGGCGAGACCCAGGCCCTGGTGGTCGCCACGCTCGGCACCAGCCAGGACGAGCAGATCATCGACGCGCTGGAAGGCGAGTACCGCGAGAGCTTCATGCTCCACTACAACTTCCCGCCCTACTCGGTCGGCGAGGCGGGCCGCGTCGGCTCCCCCGGCCGGCGCGAGATCGGGCACGGCAAGCTGGCGTGGCGCGCGGTGCGTCCGCTGCTCCCGACCAAGGAGCAGTTCCCCTACACCATGCGCATCGTGTCGGAGATCACCGAATCCAACGGCTCCTCGTCGATGGCGACCGTGTGCGGCGCCTCGCTGGCCCTGATGGACTCCGGCGCTCCCCTGCCCCGTCCGGTCGCCGGCATCGCGATGGGCCTGATCAAGGAGGACCGCGGCTTCGCCGTGCTGTCCGACATCCTCGGCGACGAGGACCACCTGGGCGACATGGACTTCAAGGTGGCCGGCACCGAGAAGGGCGTCACCGCGCTCCAGATGGACATCAAGATCACCTCGATCACCGAGGAGATCATGCGCGTCGCCCTGGACCAGGCGCGCGGCGGCCGGATGCACATCCTGGGCGAGATGGCCAAGGCGATCGGCGGCGCCCGCGAGGCGGTCAACCAGAACGCCCCGCGCATCACCGTGATCAACATCCCCAAGGAGAAGATCCGCGACGTGATCGGCTCCGGCGGCAAGGTGATCCGCGAGATCGTCGAGCAGACCGGCGCTAAGATCGACATCGAGGACGACGGCACGGTCAAGGTCGCGGCGGTCGACGGAAAGGCCAGCCAGGCCGCCATCGACTGGATCCGCGGCATCGTGGCCGAGCCGGAACTGGGCGTGATCTACACCGGCAAGGTCGTGAAGGTGGTCGATTTCGGCGCCTTCGTGAACTTCCTGGGCTCGCGCGACGGCCTGGTCCACATCTCCGAGCTGAAGAACGAGCGCGTCGGCAAGGTCAGCGACGTGGTCAAGCAGGGCGACGAGGTGAAGGTCAAGGTCCTGGGCTTCGACGACCGCGGCAAGGTCAAGCTGTCCATGAAGACGGTCGACCAGGCGACCGGCGAAGACTTGAGCAAGAAGGCCGAGTAG
- a CDS encoding PAS domain-containing protein, with product MQTPPKEMGNIALINHPSRENPFRSVVEGSRMPIVVTDPNQDDNPIVFANQAFVDLTGYDLDEIIGHNCRFLQGPDSDPEVRRLIGGALAEQHDIKIEVLNYRKNGTAFWNELYISPIHDDEGNLLYFFGSQLDCTLRRQAAARIVEANAQLERRVEERTRDLEQALRHREVLLHELQHRVKNNLQVMASLIRLQAGRSDSEAMKVGFENLLHRINALELIYRKLYTADAGPTLELGGYLAEICETLANFHGPDRGIVLDVRTRPCHVPVETALPLGLILNELVTNSFRHAFADRKTGTIRLKLEPLDGTRWELRIGDDGVGAAGGLDWETNNNLGLSLVKALAKQIRATVEVDGSAGTLFTLTFQAQAADARAGRSAAG from the coding sequence GTGCAGACTCCTCCCAAGGAGATGGGCAACATCGCCCTGATCAACCATCCGTCGCGGGAGAACCCCTTCCGCAGCGTGGTCGAAGGCAGCCGGATGCCGATCGTGGTCACCGATCCCAACCAGGACGACAACCCGATCGTCTTCGCGAACCAGGCTTTCGTCGACCTGACCGGCTACGATCTCGACGAGATCATCGGCCATAACTGCCGCTTCCTCCAGGGCCCCGACTCGGATCCGGAAGTACGCCGCCTGATCGGCGGCGCCCTTGCCGAGCAGCACGACATCAAGATCGAGGTCCTGAACTACCGGAAGAACGGCACGGCGTTCTGGAACGAGCTGTATATCAGCCCGATCCATGACGACGAAGGCAATCTGCTCTACTTCTTCGGCTCCCAGCTCGACTGCACGCTGCGCCGCCAGGCCGCCGCCCGCATCGTCGAGGCCAACGCCCAGCTGGAGCGCAGGGTCGAGGAGCGCACCCGCGACCTGGAGCAGGCGCTCCGCCACCGCGAGGTTCTGCTCCACGAGCTTCAGCACCGGGTCAAGAACAACCTCCAGGTCATGGCCAGCCTGATCCGGCTGCAGGCCGGCCGCAGCGACAGCGAGGCGATGAAGGTGGGGTTCGAAAACCTGCTCCACCGCATCAATGCCCTGGAGCTGATCTACCGCAAGCTCTACACGGCCGATGCCGGCCCGACGCTGGAACTCGGCGGCTATCTGGCGGAAATCTGCGAGACGCTGGCGAACTTCCACGGCCCGGACCGCGGCATCGTCCTGGACGTGCGGACCCGGCCCTGCCACGTGCCGGTCGAGACGGCCCTGCCGCTCGGCCTGATCCTGAACGAGCTTGTCACCAACAGCTTCCGCCACGCCTTCGCCGACAGGAAGACCGGCACCATCCGGCTGAAACTCGAACCGCTCGACGGGACCCGCTGGGAGTTGCGGATCGGCGACGACGGGGTCGGCGCCGCCGGCGGCCTGGACTGGGAGACCAACAACAACCTGGGCCTCTCCCTGGTCAAGGCCCTGGCCAAGCAGATCCGTGCCACCGTGGAAGTCGACGGCAGCGCCGGCACCCTGTTCACCCTGACCTTCCAAGCCCAGGCGGCGGATGCCCGGGCCGGACGCTCGGCGGCGGGATAG
- a CDS encoding RNA-binding protein — translation MTLLNAHPTLPHEAAAPPDAFEPGLPGPEPLEEEAIGGRRSPLRRCIVTAVVADRQGMIRFVASPEGAVVPDLEGTLPGRGLWVTADREILSRAVARNQFSKAARRKVKVDPDLVDRVEALLKRRCLDSIGLCRRAGVAVSGFEKVREALRKGKAGALVAAADGAEDGRGKMRALAGEAPVVDLFDAADLGHAFGRDHVVHAMLAPGRLAARFLEECRRYAGLRRGASGEGNCGPASAGRATDTTTS, via the coding sequence ATGACCTTACTGAACGCCCATCCCACCCTGCCCCACGAGGCAGCCGCCCCGCCCGACGCGTTCGAGCCCGGTCTCCCCGGGCCCGAACCGCTTGAGGAGGAGGCGATCGGCGGACGGCGCAGCCCCCTGCGGCGCTGCATCGTCACCGCCGTCGTCGCCGACCGCCAGGGCATGATCCGGTTCGTCGCGTCGCCGGAAGGCGCCGTCGTCCCGGACCTGGAGGGCACGCTGCCCGGACGGGGGCTGTGGGTCACGGCGGACCGGGAGATCCTGTCCAGGGCGGTCGCCAGGAACCAGTTCTCCAAGGCCGCCCGCCGCAAGGTCAAGGTCGACCCCGACCTGGTCGACCGGGTGGAAGCGCTGCTCAAGCGGCGCTGCCTCGACTCGATCGGCCTCTGCCGGCGCGCCGGGGTCGCGGTCTCGGGGTTCGAGAAGGTCCGCGAGGCCCTGCGCAAGGGCAAGGCGGGCGCGCTGGTCGCGGCCGCCGACGGGGCGGAGGACGGGCGCGGCAAGATGCGGGCGCTGGCCGGGGAGGCGCCGGTCGTCGACCTGTTCGACGCCGCCGATCTCGGCCACGCCTTCGGTCGCGACCACGTGGTGCATGCGATGCTGGCGCCCGGCCGATTGGCCGCGCGCTTCCTGGAGGAGTGCCGGCGGTATGCCGGTCTTCGCCGGGGTGCCTCGGGTGAAGGCAATTGCGGTCCGGCATCGGCCGGCCGGGCAACAGATACAACGACGAGCTAG
- the rimP gene encoding ribosome maturation factor RimP codes for MDATDRIQQIIAPSVEAMGYEIVRVQVSGTQRPTLQVMAERKDDAAMTVEDCADISRAVSALLDVEDPISSAYTLEVSSPGIDRPLTRLKDFERFAGFEARIETRFPLDGRKRFRGMLKGVRDGSVLIETDTGPAAIPFDAVQRAKLILTDALIAATAAQQ; via the coding sequence ATGGACGCAACCGACCGGATACAACAGATCATCGCCCCCTCGGTCGAAGCCATGGGCTACGAGATCGTGCGGGTGCAGGTGTCGGGCACGCAGCGGCCCACCTTGCAGGTGATGGCCGAGCGGAAGGACGATGCCGCCATGACCGTCGAGGATTGCGCCGACATCAGCCGCGCCGTGTCCGCCCTCCTCGACGTGGAGGACCCTATTTCTTCCGCCTACACGCTGGAAGTCAGCTCGCCGGGGATCGACCGGCCGTTGACCCGGCTGAAGGATTTCGAACGGTTCGCCGGCTTCGAAGCGCGCATCGAGACACGCTTCCCGCTGGACGGCCGCAAGCGGTTCCGCGGCATGCTGAAGGGCGTCCGGGACGGGTCCGTGCTGATCGAGACCGATACCGGTCCGGCCGCCATCCCGTTCGACGCCGTGCAGCGCGCCAAGCTGATCCTGACCGACGCACTGATCGCCGCCACCGCGGCTCAGCAGTAG
- a CDS encoding class I SAM-dependent methyltransferase — MSRLDSFIRRVSAQRDCLNAAADLIRDVPGPVLEFGLGNGRTYDHLRSLLPERTIFVFERQVAAHPDCIPPAECLLLGDLFETLDTAGTVIGAPAALAHVDIGSGDPGANAELAAFLAPRLHRLMARGGVVVSDQNLGMPRWEPLRPPETVRPGRYFMMRV; from the coding sequence ATGAGCCGGTTGGACAGTTTCATCAGGCGGGTCAGCGCCCAGCGCGACTGCCTCAACGCCGCCGCGGACCTGATCCGCGACGTTCCCGGGCCGGTGCTGGAGTTCGGCCTGGGCAACGGCCGGACCTACGACCATCTGCGCTCGCTGCTGCCGGAGCGCACGATCTTCGTGTTCGAGCGGCAGGTCGCCGCCCATCCCGACTGCATTCCCCCCGCCGAGTGCCTGCTGCTGGGCGACCTGTTCGAGACGCTGGACACGGCCGGAACCGTGATCGGCGCGCCGGCGGCGCTGGCCCACGTGGATATCGGCTCCGGCGATCCCGGAGCCAACGCCGAGCTGGCGGCCTTCCTGGCGCCGCGCCTGCACAGGCTGATGGCGCGCGGCGGCGTCGTGGTCAGCGACCAGAACCTGGGCATGCCCCGGTGGGAACCCCTGCGCCCGCCGGAGACGGTCCGGCCGGGGCGCTATTTCATGATGAGGGTGTAA